The Deinococcus planocerae genome includes a window with the following:
- a CDS encoding DUF2191 domain-containing protein: protein MTNVQLPDELAKELVVMTGQPDADTAVMQALSEYVQYRKQLRVLDFEGQFDADPTFDYKEQRRVP, encoded by the coding sequence ATGACCAACGTGCAACTTCCCGATGAACTGGCGAAGGAACTGGTCGTGATGACCGGCCAGCCCGACGCCGACACTGCCGTCATGCAGGCGCTCAGCGAGTACGTGCAATATCGCAAGCAACTCCGGGTGCTGGACTTCGAGGGCCAGTTCGACGCCGATCCTACCTTCGACTACAAAGAGCAACGGCGCGTTCCGTGA
- a CDS encoding antitoxin: MTKAKYDTAKLFQTGRSQAVRLPKEYRFEGEEVIIKRVGDGVLLLPRNNRWSNLLAAVYDSGDDFQFERDQGEQQERDWGDL; this comes from the coding sequence ATGACCAAGGCCAAGTACGACACCGCAAAGCTCTTCCAGACGGGCCGCAGTCAGGCTGTCCGGCTGCCCAAGGAATACCGCTTCGAGGGCGAAGAGGTCATCATCAAGCGCGTGGGCGATGGGGTGCTGTTGCTGCCACGGAACAACCGCTGGAGCAACCTTCTGGCCGCCGTCTACGACTCAGGGGATGACTTTCAGTTCGAGCGTGACCAGGGGGAACAGCAGGAGCGGGACTGGGGCGACTTGTAG
- the vapC gene encoding type II toxin-antitoxin system tRNA(fMet)-specific endonuclease VapC: protein MPAPKFFLDTNTCVYILNKRPAHIAERFARHSLGDVAVSSVTVSELTYGAAKSVKPGTRERLEGFLLDLVTVPYDDAAAWVYGKIRAGLQTTGKLIGPLDLLIAAHALSADVTLVTNNEGEFRRVPGLRVENWFPE from the coding sequence ATGCCCGCCCCCAAGTTTTTCCTCGACACCAATACCTGCGTTTACATCCTGAACAAGCGTCCTGCACACATCGCTGAACGGTTTGCCCGCCACAGCCTGGGCGACGTTGCCGTGAGCAGCGTCACCGTGTCGGAACTGACCTATGGCGCCGCCAAAAGTGTTAAGCCCGGCACACGAGAACGGCTCGAGGGGTTCCTGCTGGACCTCGTGACCGTCCCCTACGATGACGCTGCCGCCTGGGTATACGGAAAAATCAGGGCGGGATTGCAGACGACTGGAAAACTCATCGGCCCGCTCGACCTGCTGATCGCCGCCCACGCCCTCAGCGCGGACGTGACGCTGGTGACCAACAACGAGGGAGAGTTCAGGCGCGTACCGGGGTTGAGGGTCGAGAACTGGTTCCCAGAATGA
- a CDS encoding DUF5615 family PIN-like protein has protein sequence MKPAGVLLNVSARLRGSFDVPVFHVSEWTEGLKDWALWERASEESLVIVTQDADFTKRMLAQEPPPWVIHVRTGNMRVADFRALLDDVWPRVWELLTDHKLVVMYRDRLEAVRGSSGD, from the coding sequence TTGAAGCCCGCGGGCGTGCTGCTGAACGTGTCTGCCAGGTTGCGCGGCTCGTTCGACGTGCCCGTCTTTCATGTCAGCGAGTGGACAGAGGGCCTTAAAGACTGGGCGTTGTGGGAGCGGGCGAGTGAGGAGTCCCTGGTGATCGTTACGCAGGACGCCGACTTCACCAAGCGGATGCTGGCGCAGGAGCCGCCGCCGTGGGTGATTCACGTCCGCACGGGAAACATGCGGGTAGCCGACTTCCGGGCGCTCCTAGACGACGTGTGGCCGCGCGTGTGGGAGTTGCTCACCGACCATAAGCTGGTGGTGATGTACCGGGACAGGCTGGAAGCGGTGCGGGGCAGCAGTGGGGATTGA
- a CDS encoding DUF433 domain-containing protein, producing MSDRVSIDPEVNGGKPTVTGTRVSVQTVLGHLSAGDSVEEVVDAYPRLTREDVLACLEYAARLAGHSVTFEKIA from the coding sequence ATGAGTGATCGCGTCAGCATCGATCCAGAAGTGAACGGAGGCAAGCCCACCGTCACCGGGACGCGGGTCAGCGTGCAAACCGTGCTGGGGCACCTAAGTGCTGGGGACAGCGTAGAGGAGGTGGTGGACGCCTACCCACGGCTCACGCGCGAGGACGTGCTGGCGTGCCTGGAGTACGCGGCGCGGCTGGCAGGCCATAGCGTAACGTTCGAGAAGATCGCTTGA